Below is a window of Gemmatimonadales bacterium DNA.
CCCTTTCTGGGCCACGAGGCGCGCGCTCATCCCGAACACCGGAGTGCGCGCGCGTTCCGGAAGCTTCCACGCCCTCTGGAGCGCCGCCTTGCACCGGCGCTTCCCCGACTGATCGGCGGCCGAGTAGTTCGCCGTGATCTCAGTGTCGGTTTCCGGGTTCCAGATCACGGTGTCGATGCCATTCAGGATCCCGACGAACCGGTCCCGCAGCCCGACGAACGTGTCGTGCAGCCCGAATCCGCCGGCCTCGGTCCTCAGCTCGATCGCGTGCGTGGGGCTCACTGTCGTCGCCATGTCGGCGTAGGCCAGGCCACCCTTGAGCACGTTCACCCGGCCATACCACTCGAGCCGCTTCAGGTCGTAGAGCGAGTCCGGCAGCCCCACGTCCGCCAGCGTCTCGAACGGGAAGTGGCCCTGGAAGCCGGCGTTGTGGACCGACACCACCGACGCCATGCGGTCGTAGAACGGGTCGCCCGCGAGCACCGCTCGCAGGTACACGGGAGCGAGGGCGGTGTGCCAGTCGTGGGCGTGCAGCACGGCGGGGCCCTGGACGAGCCGGGGCAGCTGCTGGAGCGCCGCGGCGCAAAAGAAAGCGAACCGGCGCGCGTTGTCGGGATAGTCGGCGCCTGCCTCGCCGTAGATCCCGCTCCGGTCGAAGTATTGCGCGTTCTCGACGAAGAAGACCCGCGGCCCCGCGCCCCCAGAGCACAGGCGAAGCAGCCGCGCCTCCTCGCGCCGCGGCCCGACCGGTACCGAGAACGGCTCGCCGGCCGGCTCGAGATCCGGCGCCATTTCCGTCACGGACCGATATAGCGGCACCAGCACGGTGGTATGGTGACCGCACCCGGCCTGGAACGACGCCAATCCCCGCACCGCCTCCGCCAGGCCGCCGGTGCGGGCGAACGGCCAGTACTCCGCTGTCAGGTGGACGACGGAGGGATAGTCAAGCCGTGGGCGGATCGTCCTCACCGGGCTCTCCCCGCAGGGCGGGGATGTAACACTGCGACACGTATTGCTGCACCATCCTCCGCGCCGTGAAGCGCTCCGCCGTCACCTTCAGCGCGTGTTTCATCTTCTGCGCCCAGCCCGGCGAGACTCCCCGCTCGTCCTGGTCGTAATACAGCGGCACGACCTGTTCCTCGAGCAACGCGTACAACTGTTCCGCGTCGGCCGCGTCGGAGTCCTCTTCCGGGCTGGTGAGCGGGATCGCCCAGCCGTTCTGGCCCGTGTACGCCTCCGCCCACCAGCCGTCCATCGTGCTTATCTGCGGCACCGCGTTCAAGCCGGCCTTCATCCCGCTGGTGCCGGACGCCTCCATCGGCACCCGCGGGATGTTGAGCCACACGTCCACGCCCTGCACCATGCGGTGCGCGAGGTGCATCTCGTAGTCCTCGAGGAACGCCAACCGCCCCTCGAAACGCGGGTCACGGGCAAACGAGTAGACCCTCTGCAGCATCTGCTTCCCGGGCTCATCGGCGGGGTGTGCCTTGCCGGCGAAGATGATCTGCACCGGGCGCCGCGGGTTCACCAGCAGCCGGCGCAGCCGCTCGACGTCGCGGAAGATGAGATCGGCGCGCTTGTACGTCGCGAACCGCCGCGCGAAGCCGATCGTCAGCGCCGTGGGGCTGAGCAGCGTCCCAGCGCCGGCCAGCCGCGCAGCTTCGGTCCACTGGTCGTGCCAGCGACGCCGCGCCTCTTCCCGGATGAAGCTGTGCAGGTCCTTCCGCTGCGCCCGGTGCGCCGCCCATAGCTTCACGTCGTCGATGGTGAGGACCTGCTCCCAGAACCCCGGCTCGTCGCCGCGCGACTCCCAGTCCGGCCCCAGTTGTGCGTTCAGCAACTCGCGAACCGACCCGCCCATCCACGTCCCCAGGTGCACGCCGTTCGTCACGTGCAGTATCGGCACCCGGGACATCTCGCGGGCGGGCCAGAGGTCCTTCCAGAT
It encodes the following:
- a CDS encoding glycogen/starch synthase, translating into MRTIRPRLDYPSVVHLTAEYWPFARTGGLAEAVRGLASFQAGCGHHTTVLVPLYRSVTEMAPDLEPAGEPFSVPVGPRREEARLLRLCSGGAGPRVFFVENAQYFDRSGIYGEAGADYPDNARRFAFFCAAALQQLPRLVQGPAVLHAHDWHTALAPVYLRAVLAGDPFYDRMASVVSVHNAGFQGHFPFETLADVGLPDSLYDLKRLEWYGRVNVLKGGLAYADMATTVSPTHAIELRTEAGGFGLHDTFVGLRDRFVGILNGIDTVIWNPETDTEITANYSAADQSGKRRCKAALQRAWKLPERARTPVFGMSARLVAQKG